Proteins co-encoded in one Lineus longissimus chromosome 11, tnLinLong1.2, whole genome shotgun sequence genomic window:
- the LOC135495535 gene encoding enhancer of mRNA-decapping protein 4-like isoform X3 produces the protein MDSSSSSLSSTEHAEASQLLKNILNVGKSASSTRDQGLPGYPVKMNGTPAASASYDSNSPLNNSTTSRPHNIEDFIKSLNASSSTKQQILLQGSDSASSFGVYGQEVEIISSTASGSTQPSAGSNKVKIIPAVNYEWENRYYLGNLVASHKSGLYIAYVLKGKSGGVVRITNRKTAQRSLLKGFAGLVSDIAFAYLPEVILAVVDGIGNLHVYSIDESKNAAIQVNVIVQVNRAPGAAPAVDHRVIWCPYIPEEEDEAEDDPPDDVGKLLVLTHDNCAEMFNIDMILKEHAEVTLSTTDIRVGYLAVENHEKAIVDAAFSPDGTALATASLDGEVRVFQVYMHDNTQPSSPDDCRCLHNWKPHGGKPLSFLKFLDDHKEPKSQFWKFALTGADQNRELKIWSCESWSCLQTLRFFPPPHTLNNEEVEPCLKASVDLTSKYVVLSDIKRRVLYVLFIHQDWEVGRAHVSSISEFLLAQPCLSFSILEAGIKKFKKTIEGGHMSEFSPAHSEEDEDDVKEDELVVGVMVKMYAVHTKALQELMIQFQPESSIPSHALSTSFVSSVSQDEAGFRDALTDVSMDTVSDADRSHESSKPYLLTPDAFTTSPRKYADQAALDSFRSSLTSSTSSFTQVTAMADGSSSFMDPTLQSPGSSITLTPTSVTHDPREVLQTSTPTQTSLVQDVPLPPSTPGEDELNSSRSSSIFNTPIMAGVSSPRSAQSPLGSSSLIDLQPSPMSKPSDFMSPRSTGSSETSLKASSTVKTIDLLASTGAVNGPLATSETVDDMFSKDDASSRGSQTPRSGGSGEETAPVVTNDLIGDISPAYISAESKDYSGDDEKGKKAYDATIWPKAPDVSNEAKRLAVEALTKSGVAGYDVVTDAVPWSPDDDQAKPDGEGPLEEALACSGAAPEDLSDDGEDQDDGDDVQVEEEEDLKEGEGEHTPAPGSEYSEREETASLSSSMESARKRLHQTPVTVHSTIGSGDGPQVIGVDPTALNQVQISIGEVMSMLQIQQTQIEALQQEIGRQQSGRDVLSGVKNEMGNLQGSISGHLNQRLDDHTQQQQNILRDAISERQQSDRQKNERLSQQVTNAVTGKIDKAIKAEMKNTVVPIVQKTLDPIKDQLHNEMAQKLTAADALMKDNISKLVRSKQTIDSIGQAAASAIQGPLNATYRESFQNTVIPGFERATQNLFRQLNDTFQKGTKDYIQQLESQLEKIQRKQQSARDPFMSQLQTSLDTFQTTAEQLQESVMGCVKKEIERHVYGSVNRIQDQLSNQVRDIVKHELEAAMKEQQESLNLSLMSAVRSNAVTPVPTSPDPQQLQSHILHLLQQGQLNVAFQQALSASDLNLVMFVCDTVNPTQVFEQEPCPLQQPVLLSLIQQLSADLGNHTELKHKYLEEAVMNLDTTNALTKEHMPNVLGSLIHKLTNFITVHPSDKMTRPMKMLLMASQSLLK, from the exons ATGGATTCTTCTTCAAGTTCATTATCATCAACGGAACATGCGGAAGCATCCCAACTtctgaaaaatattctaaatgtTGGGAAGTCTGCATCATCTACACGAG ATCAAGGATTACCTGGGTATCCAGTCAAGATGAATGGCACACCTGCTGCGTCGGCGAG ctATGACAGCAACAGCCCCCTGAACAACAGCACAACTTCCCGGCCGCACAATATTGAAGATTTCATCAAAAGTCTCAATGCGTCTTCTTCCACTAAACAACAAAT TCTGCTACAGGGCTCTGACAGTGCCAGTAGTTTTGGTGTGTATGGACAAGAAGTGGAAATTATTTCCAGCACAGCCAGTGGTTCTACACAGCCTTCAGCTGGTAGTAATAAG GTGAAGATCATCCCAGCTGTCAACTATGAGTGGGAGAATAGGTATTACTTGGGCAACCTCGTTGCCTCCCATAAAAGTGGATTATATATAGCTTATGTATTAAAAG GTAAATCTGGTGGCGTGGTACGAATAACGAATCGCAAGACTGCACAAAGATCTCTCCTGAAAGGTTTTGCTGGCCTGGTCAGTGATATCGCATTTGCATATCTACCAGAGGTCATACTGGCTGTGGTGGATGGTATAGGCAATTTGCACGTTTATTCTATAGATGAATCCAAGAATGCAGCAATACA AGTAAATGTTATTGTGCAAGTGAATCGAGCGCCAGGCGCGGCACCAGCTGTTGATCATCGTGTGATCTGGTGCCCTTACATCCCGGAGGAAGAAGATGAGGCTGAGGATGACCCACCGGATGATGTTGGAAAGCTGCTGGTCTTGACTCACGATAATTGT GCTGAAATGTTCAACATTGATATGATACTGAAGGAGCATGCTGAGGTGACTTTGAGTACGACTGATATTCGTGTTGGGTACCTTGCGGTAGAAAACCATGAAAAG GCAATCGTTGATGCTGCATTCTCGCCAGATGGAACAGCTCTAGCTACTGCTAGTTTAGATGGTGAAGTCCGTGTATTCCAAGTCTACATGCATGACAATACACAGCCCAG TTCTCCTGATGATTGCAGGTGCCTACACAATTGGAAGCCTCATGGCGGGAAGCCGCTCTCCTTCCTCAAGTTCTTGGATGATCACAAGGAGCCGAA GTCTCAATTTTGGAAATTTGCCCTAACTGGTGCTGATCAAAATCGTGAATTGAAAATATGGAGTTGTGAATCTTGGAGCTGCTTACAAACACTAAG ATTCTTTCCTCCGCCACACACACTGAACAATGAAGAAGTTGAGCCGTGTCTTAAAGCATCTGTCGATTTAACATCAAAATATGTGGTCTTATCTGATATCAAACGAAGG GTACTGTATGTTTTGTTCATCCACCAAGACTGGGAAGTGGGCCGTGCCCATGTCAGTTCTATATCAGAGTTCCTGCTAGCACAACCATGCCTCAGTTTCTCGATCTTAGAGGCAGGGAttaagaaattcaagaaaactATTGAAGGAGGTCATATGAGTGAATTCTCACCAGCTCACAGtgaggaagatgaagatgatgtcaaGGAAGACGAGTTAGTTGTAGGAGTCATGGTCAAGATGTATGCTGTGCACACAAA GGCACTCCAAGAATTGATGATCCAGTTCCAGCCAGAATCGTCAATCCCTTCACACGCTCTGTCCACATCATTTGTCAGTTCAGTCTCCCAGGATGAAGCAG GCTTCAGAGACGCCCTGACAGATGTAAGCATGGACACAGTGTCTGACGCAGACCGATCCCATGAATCGAGCAAACCGTATCTACTTACTCCCGATGCCTTCACCACAAGTCCAAG GAAATATGCCGACCAAGCAGCGCTTGATAGTTTCCGAAGTAGTCTCACATCAAGTACAAGTAGTTTCACACAAGTCACAGCCATGGCAGATGGCTCTAGCAGTTTCATGGACCCTACGCTCCAGTCTCCTGGAAGCTCGATCACCTTGACACCAACATCAGTCACGCACGACCCCCGTGAGGTGTTGCAGACCTCCACGCCAACACAGACATCTCTCGTTCAAGATGTGCCTCTCCCACCGTCAACACCAGGTGAAGATGAACTGAACTCCAGTCGAAGTTCCAGCATATTCAATACTCCGATCATGGCCGGGGTATCATCTCCACGTAGTGCCCAGTCCCCGCTTGGCTCCAGCTCCTTAATCGACTTGCAACCCTCGCCGATGTCTAAACCATCTGATTTCATGTCGCCGAGAAGCACAGGAAGCAGTGAGACCAGTCTAAAAGCGAGCTCGACTGTAAAAACGATTGATCTACTTGCCTCGACTGGTGCCGTCAATGGTCCGTTGGCAACGTCTGAGACCGTAGATGATATGTTCAGCAAGGATGATGCCTCTTCTCGCGGCTCACAGACCCCAC GTTCAGGTGGTTCAGGTGAGGAGACTGCCCCTGTTGTGACCAATGATCTGATCGGTGACATCTCTCCTGCATATATCTCGGCAGAATCCAAGGATTACAGTGGGGACGATGAAAAGGGGAAGAAAGCTTACGATGCCACAATCTGGCCAAAGGCTCCAGATGTCTCAAATGAGGCCAAGAGATTGGCAGTGGAAGCGCTGACGAAAAG TGGTGTTGCTGGGTATGATGTGGTTACGGATGCTGTCCCTTGGTCTCCCGATGATGACCAGGCCAAACCAGACGGTGAAGGGCCTCTGGAAGAGGCCCTGGCTTGCAG TGGTGCTGCTCCAGAAGACCTGAGTGACGATGGTGAGGACCAggatgatggcgatgacgtgCAGGTCGAGGAGGAGGAGGACCTGAAAGAGGGAGAAGGCGAGCACACGCCCGCTCCTGGCAGCGAATACAG CGAACGAGAGGAGACTGCTTCTCTTTCCTCCTCCATGGAGAGTGCAAGAAAACGACTCCATCAAACTCCGGTCACCGTGCACTCGACCATTGGAAGTGG GGATGGTCCACAAGTCATTGGTGTTGATCCTACCGCCCTGAATCAGGTTCAAATCTCCATCGGCGAGGTGATGTCCATGCTACAAATTCAACAGACGCAGATTGAAGCCCTGCAGCAGGAGATTGGACGACAGCAGTCAGGTCGAGATGTGCTGAGCGGTGTAAAGAATGAGATGGGAAACCTCCAGGGATCCATATCTGGTCATCTAAACCAGAGACTAGATGATCATACTCAACAACAGC AAAATATTCTACGTGATGCCATTAGCGAACGCCAACAGTCCGACCGTCAAAAGAATGAACGTCTTTCACAGCAAGTTACGAATGCGGTGACTGGCAAAATTGATAAGGCCATTAAAGCAGAGATGAAAAATACTGTGGTTCCAA TTGTCCAGAAAACATTGGATCCGATCAAAGACCAGCTGCATAATGAAATGGCTCAGAAACTCACTGCCGCTGATGCCCTTATGAAGGACAACATCAGCAAACTTGTAAGATCAAAG CAAACGATTGACTCGATAGGACAAGCCGCTGCCTCTGCCATTCAGGGTCCGCTCAACGCCACCTACAGGGAGTCGTTCCAGAATACTGTGATACCAGGCTTTGAGAGGGCCACGCAAAACCTCTTCCGACAACTCAATGACACCTTTCAAAAAGGAACAAAGGATT aTATTCAACAGCTCGAAAGTCAACTGGAAAAAATACAACGAAAACAACAGAGTGCGCGGGATCCATTCATGAGCCAGTTGCAGACGTCACTGGATACGTTCCAAACAACAGCAGAGCAGCTCCAGGAATCGGTGATGGGTTGTGTGAAGAAGGAAATTGAGCGCCATGTCTATGGATCCGTCAACAG GATACAAGATCAGTTGTCCAACCAAGTGAGGGATATCGTTAAACATGAACTTGAAGCTGCCATGAAAGAACAACAAGAGTCGTTGAATCTAAGTCTGATGAGCGCTGTACGATCAAATGCTGTGACGCCTGTCCCCACGAGCCCTGACCCCCAACAATTACAGTCTCATATCTTACACTTGCTGCAGCAGGGCCAACTTAATGTCGCATTCCAGCAG GCATTGTCTGCATCTGACCTCAATCTGGTCATGTTTGTGTGCGACACAGTGAATCCCACCCAAGTGTTCGAACAGGAGCCATGTCCACTCCAGCAACCTGTTCTTCTCTCCCTTATCCAACAACTATCAGCTGATCTAGGAAATCACACCGAGCTAAAACACAA GTATCTAGAGGAGGCCGTTATGAATCTTGACACAACAAATGCATTGACAAAAGAGCACATGCCAAATGTCCTGGGATCACTCATACATAAGCTGACCAACTTCATCACTGTTCACCCCTCGGACAAGATGACCAGACCCATGAAGATGCTTCTGATGGCATCGCAATCATTACTGAAATAA
- the LOC135495535 gene encoding enhancer of mRNA-decapping protein 4-like isoform X2, which translates to MDSSSSSLSSTEHAEASQLLKNILNVGKSASSTRDQGLPGYPVKMNGTPAASASYDSNSPLNNSTTSRPHNIEDFIKSLNASSSTKQQILLQGSDSASSFGVYGQEVEIISSTASGSTQPSAGSNKVKIIPAVNYEWENRYYLGNLVASHKSGLYIAYVLKGKSGGVVRITNRKTAQRSLLKGFAGLVSDIAFAYLPEVILAVVDGIGNLHVYSIDESKNAAIQVNVIVQVNRAPGAAPAVDHRVIWCPYIPEEEDEAEDDPPDDVGKLLVLTHDNCAEMFNIDMILKEHAEVTLSTTDIRVGYLAVENHEKAIVDAAFSPDGTALATASLDGEVRVFQVYMHDNTQPRCLHNWKPHGGKPLSFLKFLDDHKEPKSQFWKFALTGADQNRELKIWSCESWSCLQTLRFFPPPHTLNNEEVEPCLKASVDLTSKYVVLSDIKRRVLYVLFIHQDWEVGRAHVSSISEFLLAQPCLSFSILEAGIKKFKKTIEGGHMSEFSPAHSEEDEDDVKEDELVVGVMVKMYAVHTKALQELMIQFQPESSIPSHALSTSFVSSVSQDEAGFRDALTDVSMDTVSDADRSHESSKPYLLTPDAFTTSPRKYADQAALDSFRSSLTSSTSSFTQVTAMADGSSSFMDPTLQSPGSSITLTPTSVTHDPREVLQTSTPTQTSLVQDVPLPPSTPGEDELNSSRSSSIFNTPIMAGVSSPRSAQSPLGSSSLIDLQPSPMSKPSDFMSPRSTGSSETSLKASSTVKTIDLLASTGAVNGPLATSETVDDMFSKDDASSRGSQTPRKKLQSMGSSSSTSMEVSDILSLSRRTDEGSGGSGEETAPVVTNDLIGDISPAYISAESKDYSGDDEKGKKAYDATIWPKAPDVSNEAKRLAVEALTKSGVAGYDVVTDAVPWSPDDDQAKPDGEGPLEEALACSGAAPEDLSDDGEDQDDGDDVQVEEEEDLKEGEGEHTPAPGSEYSEREETASLSSSMESARKRLHQTPVTVHSTIGSGDGPQVIGVDPTALNQVQISIGEVMSMLQIQQTQIEALQQEIGRQQSGRDVLSGVKNEMGNLQGSISGHLNQRLDDHTQQQQNILRDAISERQQSDRQKNERLSQQVTNAVTGKIDKAIKAEMKNTVVPIVQKTLDPIKDQLHNEMAQKLTAADALMKDNISKLVRSKQTIDSIGQAAASAIQGPLNATYRESFQNTVIPGFERATQNLFRQLNDTFQKGTKDYIQQLESQLEKIQRKQQSARDPFMSQLQTSLDTFQTTAEQLQESVMGCVKKEIERHVYGSVNRIQDQLSNQVRDIVKHELEAAMKEQQESLNLSLMSAVRSNAVTPVPTSPDPQQLQSHILHLLQQGQLNVAFQQALSASDLNLVMFVCDTVNPTQVFEQEPCPLQQPVLLSLIQQLSADLGNHTELKHKYLEEAVMNLDTTNALTKEHMPNVLGSLIHKLTNFITVHPSDKMTRPMKMLLMASQSLLK; encoded by the exons ATGGATTCTTCTTCAAGTTCATTATCATCAACGGAACATGCGGAAGCATCCCAACTtctgaaaaatattctaaatgtTGGGAAGTCTGCATCATCTACACGAG ATCAAGGATTACCTGGGTATCCAGTCAAGATGAATGGCACACCTGCTGCGTCGGCGAG ctATGACAGCAACAGCCCCCTGAACAACAGCACAACTTCCCGGCCGCACAATATTGAAGATTTCATCAAAAGTCTCAATGCGTCTTCTTCCACTAAACAACAAAT TCTGCTACAGGGCTCTGACAGTGCCAGTAGTTTTGGTGTGTATGGACAAGAAGTGGAAATTATTTCCAGCACAGCCAGTGGTTCTACACAGCCTTCAGCTGGTAGTAATAAG GTGAAGATCATCCCAGCTGTCAACTATGAGTGGGAGAATAGGTATTACTTGGGCAACCTCGTTGCCTCCCATAAAAGTGGATTATATATAGCTTATGTATTAAAAG GTAAATCTGGTGGCGTGGTACGAATAACGAATCGCAAGACTGCACAAAGATCTCTCCTGAAAGGTTTTGCTGGCCTGGTCAGTGATATCGCATTTGCATATCTACCAGAGGTCATACTGGCTGTGGTGGATGGTATAGGCAATTTGCACGTTTATTCTATAGATGAATCCAAGAATGCAGCAATACA AGTAAATGTTATTGTGCAAGTGAATCGAGCGCCAGGCGCGGCACCAGCTGTTGATCATCGTGTGATCTGGTGCCCTTACATCCCGGAGGAAGAAGATGAGGCTGAGGATGACCCACCGGATGATGTTGGAAAGCTGCTGGTCTTGACTCACGATAATTGT GCTGAAATGTTCAACATTGATATGATACTGAAGGAGCATGCTGAGGTGACTTTGAGTACGACTGATATTCGTGTTGGGTACCTTGCGGTAGAAAACCATGAAAAG GCAATCGTTGATGCTGCATTCTCGCCAGATGGAACAGCTCTAGCTACTGCTAGTTTAGATGGTGAAGTCCGTGTATTCCAAGTCTACATGCATGACAATACACAGCCCAG GTGCCTACACAATTGGAAGCCTCATGGCGGGAAGCCGCTCTCCTTCCTCAAGTTCTTGGATGATCACAAGGAGCCGAA GTCTCAATTTTGGAAATTTGCCCTAACTGGTGCTGATCAAAATCGTGAATTGAAAATATGGAGTTGTGAATCTTGGAGCTGCTTACAAACACTAAG ATTCTTTCCTCCGCCACACACACTGAACAATGAAGAAGTTGAGCCGTGTCTTAAAGCATCTGTCGATTTAACATCAAAATATGTGGTCTTATCTGATATCAAACGAAGG GTACTGTATGTTTTGTTCATCCACCAAGACTGGGAAGTGGGCCGTGCCCATGTCAGTTCTATATCAGAGTTCCTGCTAGCACAACCATGCCTCAGTTTCTCGATCTTAGAGGCAGGGAttaagaaattcaagaaaactATTGAAGGAGGTCATATGAGTGAATTCTCACCAGCTCACAGtgaggaagatgaagatgatgtcaaGGAAGACGAGTTAGTTGTAGGAGTCATGGTCAAGATGTATGCTGTGCACACAAA GGCACTCCAAGAATTGATGATCCAGTTCCAGCCAGAATCGTCAATCCCTTCACACGCTCTGTCCACATCATTTGTCAGTTCAGTCTCCCAGGATGAAGCAG GCTTCAGAGACGCCCTGACAGATGTAAGCATGGACACAGTGTCTGACGCAGACCGATCCCATGAATCGAGCAAACCGTATCTACTTACTCCCGATGCCTTCACCACAAGTCCAAG GAAATATGCCGACCAAGCAGCGCTTGATAGTTTCCGAAGTAGTCTCACATCAAGTACAAGTAGTTTCACACAAGTCACAGCCATGGCAGATGGCTCTAGCAGTTTCATGGACCCTACGCTCCAGTCTCCTGGAAGCTCGATCACCTTGACACCAACATCAGTCACGCACGACCCCCGTGAGGTGTTGCAGACCTCCACGCCAACACAGACATCTCTCGTTCAAGATGTGCCTCTCCCACCGTCAACACCAGGTGAAGATGAACTGAACTCCAGTCGAAGTTCCAGCATATTCAATACTCCGATCATGGCCGGGGTATCATCTCCACGTAGTGCCCAGTCCCCGCTTGGCTCCAGCTCCTTAATCGACTTGCAACCCTCGCCGATGTCTAAACCATCTGATTTCATGTCGCCGAGAAGCACAGGAAGCAGTGAGACCAGTCTAAAAGCGAGCTCGACTGTAAAAACGATTGATCTACTTGCCTCGACTGGTGCCGTCAATGGTCCGTTGGCAACGTCTGAGACCGTAGATGATATGTTCAGCAAGGATGATGCCTCTTCTCGCGGCTCACAGACCCCACGTAAGAAACTGCAGAGCATGGGCAGCTCTAGTTCGACTAGTATGGAAGTCAGTGACATCCTTAGCCTCTCACGGAGGACAGATGAAG GTTCAGGTGGTTCAGGTGAGGAGACTGCCCCTGTTGTGACCAATGATCTGATCGGTGACATCTCTCCTGCATATATCTCGGCAGAATCCAAGGATTACAGTGGGGACGATGAAAAGGGGAAGAAAGCTTACGATGCCACAATCTGGCCAAAGGCTCCAGATGTCTCAAATGAGGCCAAGAGATTGGCAGTGGAAGCGCTGACGAAAAG TGGTGTTGCTGGGTATGATGTGGTTACGGATGCTGTCCCTTGGTCTCCCGATGATGACCAGGCCAAACCAGACGGTGAAGGGCCTCTGGAAGAGGCCCTGGCTTGCAG TGGTGCTGCTCCAGAAGACCTGAGTGACGATGGTGAGGACCAggatgatggcgatgacgtgCAGGTCGAGGAGGAGGAGGACCTGAAAGAGGGAGAAGGCGAGCACACGCCCGCTCCTGGCAGCGAATACAG CGAACGAGAGGAGACTGCTTCTCTTTCCTCCTCCATGGAGAGTGCAAGAAAACGACTCCATCAAACTCCGGTCACCGTGCACTCGACCATTGGAAGTGG GGATGGTCCACAAGTCATTGGTGTTGATCCTACCGCCCTGAATCAGGTTCAAATCTCCATCGGCGAGGTGATGTCCATGCTACAAATTCAACAGACGCAGATTGAAGCCCTGCAGCAGGAGATTGGACGACAGCAGTCAGGTCGAGATGTGCTGAGCGGTGTAAAGAATGAGATGGGAAACCTCCAGGGATCCATATCTGGTCATCTAAACCAGAGACTAGATGATCATACTCAACAACAGC AAAATATTCTACGTGATGCCATTAGCGAACGCCAACAGTCCGACCGTCAAAAGAATGAACGTCTTTCACAGCAAGTTACGAATGCGGTGACTGGCAAAATTGATAAGGCCATTAAAGCAGAGATGAAAAATACTGTGGTTCCAA TTGTCCAGAAAACATTGGATCCGATCAAAGACCAGCTGCATAATGAAATGGCTCAGAAACTCACTGCCGCTGATGCCCTTATGAAGGACAACATCAGCAAACTTGTAAGATCAAAG CAAACGATTGACTCGATAGGACAAGCCGCTGCCTCTGCCATTCAGGGTCCGCTCAACGCCACCTACAGGGAGTCGTTCCAGAATACTGTGATACCAGGCTTTGAGAGGGCCACGCAAAACCTCTTCCGACAACTCAATGACACCTTTCAAAAAGGAACAAAGGATT aTATTCAACAGCTCGAAAGTCAACTGGAAAAAATACAACGAAAACAACAGAGTGCGCGGGATCCATTCATGAGCCAGTTGCAGACGTCACTGGATACGTTCCAAACAACAGCAGAGCAGCTCCAGGAATCGGTGATGGGTTGTGTGAAGAAGGAAATTGAGCGCCATGTCTATGGATCCGTCAACAG GATACAAGATCAGTTGTCCAACCAAGTGAGGGATATCGTTAAACATGAACTTGAAGCTGCCATGAAAGAACAACAAGAGTCGTTGAATCTAAGTCTGATGAGCGCTGTACGATCAAATGCTGTGACGCCTGTCCCCACGAGCCCTGACCCCCAACAATTACAGTCTCATATCTTACACTTGCTGCAGCAGGGCCAACTTAATGTCGCATTCCAGCAG GCATTGTCTGCATCTGACCTCAATCTGGTCATGTTTGTGTGCGACACAGTGAATCCCACCCAAGTGTTCGAACAGGAGCCATGTCCACTCCAGCAACCTGTTCTTCTCTCCCTTATCCAACAACTATCAGCTGATCTAGGAAATCACACCGAGCTAAAACACAA GTATCTAGAGGAGGCCGTTATGAATCTTGACACAACAAATGCATTGACAAAAGAGCACATGCCAAATGTCCTGGGATCACTCATACATAAGCTGACCAACTTCATCACTGTTCACCCCTCGGACAAGATGACCAGACCCATGAAGATGCTTCTGATGGCATCGCAATCATTACTGAAATAA